In Schistocerca piceifrons isolate TAMUIC-IGC-003096 chromosome 9, iqSchPice1.1, whole genome shotgun sequence, the following proteins share a genomic window:
- the LOC124716770 gene encoding uncharacterized protein LOC124716770: MALPPCIPLFQAFSEQQEKWFNAPCAKCEGSHPTRIVQPAQPPMDTSLAPPAELMELDPSPSLRQQLNFPALILVPTMDQAPSLSSSSFPLLLSMLPFLLFISQTQEEDVTFAFANQIHTNQGKSS, translated from the exons ATGGCACTGCCTCCATGCATTCCACTATTCCAAGCTTTCAGTGAACAGCAAGAGAAGTGGTTCAATGCTCCCTGTGCTAAGTGTGAAG GGTCACATCCTACCAGAATCGTGCAGCCAGCACAGCCACCCATGGACACCTCTTTGGCACCACCTGCAGAACTAATGGAGCTGGACCCATCACCTTCACTGCGACAGCAGCTCAACTTCCCAGCCCTCATCCTGGTGCCCACCATGGACCAGGCACCATCGTTGTCATCATCGTCATTTCCACTGCTGTTGTCAATGCTGCCATTTCTGCTTTTCATCAGCCAAACTCAGGAAGAGG ATGTAACATTTGCTTTTGCAAATCAGATACATACAAATCAAGGTAAGTCTTCGTAG